From a region of the Listeria monocytogenes ATCC 19117 genome:
- a CDS encoding PTS galactitol transporter subunit IIC: MDIILDFFKYIIGLGVTVMMPIIITILGVIFRKKISVAFKAGLTVGVGFVGLGVITSLMLTTITPVTKALVENYNFKLTATDIGWGVGSSLAWGTEVVPFVFVAIIATNILMIAFKWTKTMDVDIWNYWQPLFIASALYLTTGSMIIAILSSIINMAIIFKIADWTQKDVENVLGLEGISLPQIQTTGWALVGYPMNWLLGKIPGVRKINWSTEKVQSRLGIFGEPMLMGLIIGGGLAAIAQMPLSQVLQTGVTIAASLVLIPRMVSLLMDGLTVISEAAHEFMEKRFPGRELFIGLDSAVGIGHPFVLSLGLLMIPITLILAFILPGNKVLPLADLTALPFYMIFAIVPSKGNLFRGIFTGIVIVIITLYLSGAAAPLMTELAGQIGYNIPKDAVEVTSLAVGTQWYTWIVYYGLHWFGGIL; the protein is encoded by the coding sequence ATGGATATTATTCTAGATTTCTTTAAATATATTATCGGGCTTGGTGTAACAGTTATGATGCCGATTATCATTACCATTCTAGGTGTGATTTTCCGCAAAAAAATTAGTGTAGCTTTTAAAGCGGGGCTAACAGTTGGTGTTGGGTTTGTTGGACTAGGCGTTATCACTTCACTCATGTTAACGACTATTACACCAGTTACAAAAGCACTTGTAGAAAATTATAATTTTAAATTAACCGCAACGGATATCGGTTGGGGAGTTGGGTCATCACTCGCATGGGGAACAGAAGTCGTACCATTTGTTTTCGTCGCAATTATTGCAACCAATATTTTAATGATTGCCTTTAAATGGACGAAAACAATGGACGTAGATATTTGGAATTACTGGCAACCACTTTTCATCGCCAGTGCACTTTACTTAACAACAGGAAGCATGATTATTGCGATTCTTAGTTCGATTATCAATATGGCAATTATCTTCAAAATCGCTGACTGGACACAAAAAGATGTGGAGAATGTTTTAGGATTAGAGGGGATTTCTTTACCACAAATTCAAACTACCGGGTGGGCGCTTGTTGGTTATCCAATGAACTGGCTACTCGGAAAAATTCCCGGCGTTAGAAAAATTAATTGGTCCACAGAGAAAGTGCAATCACGTTTAGGTATTTTCGGCGAACCGATGCTTATGGGCTTAATTATTGGTGGTGGACTTGCTGCCATTGCTCAAATGCCGCTGAGCCAAGTACTGCAAACTGGAGTAACGATTGCCGCTAGTTTAGTACTTATTCCGCGGATGGTTTCCCTTCTAATGGACGGTCTTACGGTTATCTCGGAAGCTGCTCATGAATTCATGGAAAAACGTTTCCCAGGTCGCGAACTATTTATCGGACTAGATTCAGCGGTGGGGATTGGTCATCCATTTGTGCTTTCGCTTGGCTTACTCATGATTCCGATTACTTTGATTTTAGCGTTCATTTTGCCAGGAAATAAAGTATTACCTTTAGCTGATTTAACGGCGCTTCCATTCTACATGATTTTTGCTATTGTTCCATCCAAAGGGAATTTATTTAGAGGGATTTTCACAGGTATTGTTATCGTCATTATCACCCTCTACCTATCAGGAGCAGCGGCACCTTTAATGACAGAACTTGCAGGTCAAATTGGTTATAATATACCGAAAGACGCTGTAGAAGTAACCTCTCTAGCAGTTGGGACTCAGTGGTATACGTGGATTGTATATTACGGCCTTCATTGGTTCGGAGGTATTCTATAA
- a CDS encoding ribose-phosphate diphosphokinase: MAGKMKLFSVTSERPLATKIADYLDIPLCEVELQKFSDGEVKINIEESIRGTNAYVVQSMNSNVNERLMELLIMVDALKRASVHSINIIMPYYGYARQDRKARSREPITAKLMANLIQRAGADRLITVDLHAAQIQGFFNIPIDHLSAIPLIGDYLIENYGEKDVVVVAPDHSGVVRARRIADRLNAPIAILNRKPRPHEDEIMSVIGDVKGKVAIVVDDIIDTGVRATTSADILLEKGAVEVIACATHSVMAGNATERLQNSNIKEVITSDSIDLPEDKQFDKLTTISIGRILGRAIEGVQENRSLHPLF, encoded by the coding sequence ATGGCAGGCAAAATGAAACTTTTTTCTGTGACGAGTGAGAGACCACTTGCGACAAAAATTGCAGATTATCTAGATATACCTTTATGTGAGGTGGAGCTCCAGAAGTTCAGTGATGGAGAAGTGAAAATTAATATTGAGGAAAGTATCCGTGGAACGAATGCGTATGTTGTGCAATCAATGAATTCCAACGTAAACGAACGTCTAATGGAACTTTTAATCATGGTAGATGCCTTAAAACGCGCTTCCGTGCATTCCATCAATATAATTATGCCTTATTATGGCTATGCTCGTCAGGACAGAAAAGCTCGCTCAAGAGAACCAATTACCGCCAAATTAATGGCAAATCTAATTCAAAGAGCTGGAGCCGACCGTTTAATCACAGTAGATTTACACGCAGCTCAAATTCAAGGCTTTTTCAACATTCCAATCGATCATCTTTCAGCAATTCCGCTAATTGGTGATTATTTGATAGAAAATTACGGTGAAAAAGACGTGGTAGTTGTCGCGCCGGATCACAGTGGCGTAGTTCGCGCACGCAGAATCGCGGACCGACTAAACGCGCCAATCGCCATTTTAAACCGTAAACCAAGACCACATGAAGACGAAATTATGAGTGTCATTGGCGATGTGAAAGGCAAAGTCGCAATCGTTGTCGATGATATTATCGATACCGGCGTCCGTGCCACTACTTCAGCTGATATTTTACTTGAAAAAGGTGCCGTAGAAGTTATCGCTTGCGCAACCCACTCCGTCATGGCAGGAAATGCAACCGAACGCTTACAAAATTCCAATATCAAAGAAGTCATCACATCGGACTCCATCGATCTTCCAGAAGATAAACAATTCGACAAACTAACAACCATCTCCATCGGACGAATCTTAGGCCGCGCAATCGAAGGCGTACAAGAAAACCGCTCGTTGCATCCGTTGTTTTAA
- a CDS encoding type 1 glutamine amidotransferase — translation MIIDVLQHVPHEGPGLIANWARENQHQLKIHSLFEENAHVPNDSDFLIVLGGPMGINDTAEFPWLKDERKLIKRLSEQHKPVFGVCLGAQQIAATFGSEITVNKEKEVGWFPVKRTSDKLSFFPESLNVFHWHQDTFALPAGATRLFASEGCLNQAFLYGENIIGLQFHFEMEKAGIETILRIDEAFITSGKYVQSVEVMREKDVPEDNKQMLEAILDYLINPKTI, via the coding sequence TTGATTATTGATGTATTGCAACATGTGCCGCACGAAGGACCTGGACTTATAGCGAATTGGGCGAGAGAAAACCAGCATCAGTTAAAAATACATTCTCTATTTGAAGAAAATGCTCATGTTCCAAATGACTCGGATTTTTTAATTGTACTTGGAGGACCCATGGGAATAAATGATACAGCCGAATTTCCGTGGTTAAAAGACGAACGTAAGCTAATAAAGCGATTAAGTGAACAGCATAAACCTGTTTTTGGTGTCTGCCTCGGCGCACAACAAATCGCAGCAACATTCGGAAGCGAAATCACTGTAAATAAAGAAAAAGAAGTAGGCTGGTTTCCTGTCAAAAGAACTTCCGACAAATTATCATTTTTCCCAGAATCATTAAATGTGTTTCACTGGCATCAAGATACGTTTGCGTTACCAGCTGGCGCCACGCGTTTATTTGCTAGTGAGGGTTGTTTGAACCAAGCTTTTTTGTACGGTGAAAATATTATCGGTTTACAGTTTCATTTTGAAATGGAAAAAGCGGGGATTGAGACGATTTTGCGAATTGATGAGGCGTTTATCACATCTGGAAAATATGTTCAAAGCGTGGAAGTGATGCGAGAGAAGGATGTTCCAGAAGATAATAAACAAATGCTTGAGGCTATTTTAGATTATTTAATAAATCCAAAAACCATCTGA